From Ictalurus punctatus breed USDA103 chromosome 2, Coco_2.0, whole genome shotgun sequence:
tatgattttacacaagcttcagataccagtcatgcgcaagaggcgcttcccatagtgttatgctaaacgcaacgtcgaagttccctttgaaagggagcagctgtttgttttcaacaaaaacattatacaaAAATGTAAGCAAACAAAAATGAAGACTGTAAAATTTGTGATTTCATTCAgccacacatttaaaatatcattgAGAACAGGCCTCATTTAGCAAGCTCGATACAAAtggatttattcataaattgtTTGTACAAGTTTTTACAAAAGAAATCTGATACTCCTGTAACAGGGTACAGGTAAATCCTGCAAATTTCTATTCATGCTCTTCAGTGTGTATAACTTTCCGCATAAAAAGACTAACCTCGACTTCAAATGATATAATCTGCACGGAGCATACCCTAGATCTTTAGgacaaatacaatttttatggTGTGAACACaagtacagtatattacagaACAGAGATGAAAATTCCATGTACTGCTGTTCCTAATTTTACCTCTAAAGTCTGAATTATTTTCTGAAATGCTGAATCAGCTACAGTACAAACAGTACAAATGGTTACAGTGTGGTGATGGACAAACTTTTGTTCTATTAACAATAACTTAAATCACCAACCTGATTGTGGAATCCATTTGAGTCAAAGCTGTAGATTTTCCTGTAAATTTGATATTCCCCAACTATGTATCCCTTCAACTTGCAGTGTATGTTTGTAACTTGCCGAGGAAAAATAAGCAACTTTTATTACCTTTCAGTGCTAAACAAAACTTCAAAAACTACCTCATCATCCAACTCAGCTCTCTGACTCTAACAGGAAAGAATTAAGAATGAGAAGAAATGACTCCTCCCCTGTGCTCATGCTGACAAAATTTCAGACTTTAAAGctgttaaaatgttttcagattCTGCTCTTTTCTGAACAACTGGGTTTTCTCAACAACTGGGATTATGGGTAACATAACCACAAAGAAAATCATTGACTTTATCATTTTCTTCTAAATGTACACAAACTATCTATATGTGGACAAACCAAGTGATAAGCCCGTAAAGTGAATAGTGAAGTTTCACTTTCTGTTCTGTGAGCTATCACCACACCACAGAGTTAAAACACAGAATCTGTTAAAACTCCAGATTTATTTATAGGAGATTCATTTGTAGCACacacaggaaaaataaaaacatgcctCATGTTTACTCCTTctgacaaacagtaaaatgGAAGTGTTCTTAGACATACACATGAGAATCAGCAAGGGTGTGTGGATCGAATTAGGCTTCTGATGCATTACTATATATTCTGTATAGTCTGTGTGACAATACACTTCATATAGATAATTAATATCTGTTTTAGTAAAAACAATGTACAGAAGAGTTATCCTATAAAGGAATGAGGcaatacatgtaaatatgtaaactAGTTTTCTGTACCACacccaaactttttttttacgttcacaAAAGCCCCAGCTAATCCAGGTTTTCTATCAAACAGCAATGCAGAAACTTGTGCTGTGGCTCTAAACTATACACTAAATTACATTTAAGCAAAATCACACAAGCAAGGctgcggttatactgaatatcagcatggctgtgattTGGCAGCTGGTGTAACTGGGATGCTTGTCAACGAAATGTTTTGTCaaactgttggcaaattgctgtggtataagagaagtGAAATACTtggagatgtgctgttatatgaaaataatcaactttgcagtgataacagtaactcatCAAGTTTTGTCCTTATCATGCCACCGGTGAGAAGAGAAATGAGGATGAAATTGGGCCCAATGCAAGACACACTGAGGAGCCTGTTTATGAGATCCATTTACCCTATATCTGTATGCAGTGGTTTATTCTCAGTACAACACTGACATTGTTATGATTGTGTTTATTGTGCAAGTATGAGTGGATCAGCTGCAGCAGTGCTGGTGTTGATATCTGTAAAGTAAGAAACAACCCATCAGAGTATAAAGGGTGATTAATACTCAGTATAAAGCATATGGAAACACTTTCAGTCTCTACCTGTAAGTGTTCAGTTCAGATTTGGCTAAATTAGCTGTGTAAAAGCAGGGAACTGAAATCTGTAATGATTACTCCAGATCTTACAGACCAATGTATGAAAATGTCTACAGAATATGAAATACGGTTGAATTGAGAGACTTGAGCCTGAGATTGTTATTTATCCACAGCCTGAGTTCTGGATGAACAGGAACATCTGCTGTAGTTATAACTTTAGTTTCAGTATGAACTAAAGGAATGAGAGAGTACTTGTAAATCTACTTTTCTATACCACACCTGAACCagttatatgtacagtatgtaattcGTTTATGCACACAAAGCCCCACCTAACCTTGTTCTCCACAAAATAGCTGTGTGTATTTTGGAATATAATGTGTGTCACGATTTCTCCTCACGCAAAGCACTGGAGCACGCCGCGCGCTCTGAAACCCGGAGCTTTCGCTTCCGGGTttgtcagtgacattgacttcgTTTTATTTTGACACGTGTattttgttatgatttctgtcctgtctccaccccatattgtcattggttgtttccatTATgtgtcattagtctcagctgttttgtgtttcaccccaattatgtttagtatttaaacccccTCGTGACTCACTGCTCGGCGCGAAGTATTGCGTGAGTTTTCCGTGTACCAAGCCTTTGCTCTTGTTTCATGGTTgatagttttgatcttgttcttgcCCTCATTCTTCGAttctgttttgctttgtttaagcccatttgccaatcacctgacctttgcctgttaATGACCatgtttcacgatttggatttgtctgtctgtccctcgtataataaagctcttatctacacttgcatccgtcctaacctccattacgtacattacatttaaactgtttatgtttattaggtttacagcgtttagcagacacccttatccagagccacTTATAGAAGAGCTTTGGAATCGCgacaaaaacacatcctcatgctagttcactcaGTCAGGGACTCGGAGCACAATCCAGAACATTTAGTGAaaatctgtcattttattttattggcattaattaaagaataataaactgaaaaagTATCAAGAAAAGGAGCCAACACAAACCcctaaattaagacaaataaaatcatataaataattgaattgTGTTGGTGTATAAACAGAGAACGAGCCGGCCTGTCTGCGCAGAGCCTGCACAGCATTTATTGCCAACCTGTTCACAGAGGTAGATGTGAATGACATTGCAGAACAGATGGATAAACACATGCCTCAGTGCTTCAGTTTTCAAAGCTAATACCACAACATGAGCTTTTGGTGGGAATACACTAGGTGAGACCAGAGAGCCTGATCGAAAAGTCTTGAAGTTATttttgttgaattattttgatgaTAACTGCCAGTTGCCTTCAACATCAGTTACGATACATCAATGGATCCATGCTACACTGACTGGGTTTTGTACTGTGTAGAGTTATGTGTGTGCCCAATAAAATTTGaactgaatttgaatttgaaaacaCGGTTTAGAACTCACATGATTTTCCTGGCAAACTGTGAGGCTTAGCATGGAAGTTCAAGTTTATGTGCTTTTTATAGCAGTTTGACAGATGAAGTGATTCAATATTCAGGGGAGGCTGCCTTCTGGTTGCAAGATGTTACAAATATATTTCCCCTAGGTTCCACAAGATTGAGACTCTTTCTGTTCCTTGAGCTGAACAAACATGTAAAAACACTCAAAGTTTGTtatagtaacctaattaacataaaattagatcatactgaatgcacagccagcacctttgatctgaagctagggCTATTAAATTTTAGATCTCTTACATCTAAATCACATATTGTTAATGAAAACTTTACTGATCAGgagtttaatataatgtgtttaacagaaacatgGATTAAactaaatgaagccagtcctcatGGATATAGTTATATACATCAGTCCTGTCTAACTGACACAGGAGGAGGTGTCGCaatcatttataatgataatctaggcatcacacaaaaacctagtcataaattccACTCTTTTGAAGTACTTTATACTAGTATAACATAtgaagcaacaaaaaaaatccactcaACCTTGATTGGATCACCCTCTGATCTCACAGAACTTGATCAGATGACCGAAAGCTTAGAGTTAATGTTAGATGCTAGATACGGTAGCTACActtataagaaaaataattacaaaaactagcaccctggtataacgatcacacacgcacacaccttaaaacagaccacttgaAAATAAACTAGAAATCCTTTTCaaagatcttggagataaagaaGAGGtctgatattggcctatagttGGACAGCTGAcagaggttgaggtcaggtttcTTTAATCAAGCGTTTGATAACtgctacacagtaaaatcctagtgttgaattaacacccagagtgtttatatgaggCCAGTGGACTTACATAAATACTgaagggtgtgaattcaacattgtgggtgttaaatcaacactggcgattttgctgtgtagtttaaaatatttaagtacatacatttctgtttgtatgtatgtatgtaggttctgtttgaagaaacatgtaggtaaggcATCTAGTATTCAAGTTGTTGAGGGAATTGTGAAATTAGTTTGGTCTCTTGAAGGGAAGAAAAACATTGTAATTGGTTATCTGATGTGGTTATGTTGactttacattaatatttaagtTAATTTGAtgtatacaataaaatattactaataatgaaatgaataatagATTTGTTTTGCCTGATATGTTCAGTATTGTCAttgaaaaattcatgaaatcctCTTATTACATATTGATGgtgtgcatgtttctgttgTGGTCATATTCCTGGTTaatctttcatccatccatcatccagcAGTTCAGCAACCATAAGCTGCTGTAAGCTACAGCGCCGCACCACATTGGAATGGGGCCAAAGCATATTACTGCATCGTACATCGCTTTCACTAATTTACACACCTCTACAATGTTACTCTTAGTAACCTCTGACTGACAAAGGTGTATATCATTACCACCTGCATGAAAAACTATCTTTGAAAACCTGTGCTTGCCTAAGATCCTCAGATTACCTGCTATGTCTGGTGCACTGGCTCCTGGTATACACCTAACTAAAGCTGCTGGAGCCCCTAACGGGCTAACTAACTTCACGTGCCTTAAGATAAGAGTCTTCTATAACCAGAGCTCTTTCAGGTTTCCCAGCGGGTGCTTCAATGAGGAGAGCAAACCTGTTAGACACATGAAGCGGAGAGAAGTGGTCCTCCCATGGGCGAGCCTTAGCATTAGCTTTGGCTTTGCGATTATACCACTGAGTCATCACCCATTCACCCCACTGTGAGGGCTCTAATGCCGGAGTTGGGGGATTGCTATCTCTGCCTGAGACATCCAGACTTTCCCCTACAGAAACTATGctgctctcactctcactaacCCTGTCTAGAGTCTGCATGTGCACCTCTAATGCTGCAATCTTCAAAAGCTCACTAATATACACTTAGCACAAGTACCAACAACAGAGGAAGAATAACAAAAAATCCTGCactcaacacactgaacaatCTGAATGTTTGCCATGGTGCCATTGTTTACCTTAGTCAAAGCTTTGTGGAGATTATTTTAGGCAGATTTGGCAATGATGGCCTCTGCGTTCTATCTTTAAACgaaaaaacaaaagtgttctttgagaaaatgaaaaatgcgAGAGAAGGGAtaaaaaataagtgaaaaaagtgaaaaatacaATTTGAAAAAATTATACCGCAAAATTACCGGTGTCACTGAGGCCTTGTGGAAACATGGTTTTCAACACTGTTTCATTCCACCGGCTCACTGCAACCAAAGTGGGAAATGCAAAATCATCAGGAGACTGTTTACATGGTTTCAGTGtcaacagtctctctctatcacttcCCGTTTCCAGGCGATCGAATGCTTTACATAATTCTTGTTCAAAATTTGCGTAGGTTTGATACATCAGCATGGAGTTAAACATGTCAGTAGCTCAGGTGAGCTCTCTGCTTTGCTTAGCACCTGTCAGATTTTATATAAATCTCTGGAAAAATACACAAGAGCACTAACAAAGAGAAACTCATATTACATTAGGAAACCTTTTTGCATTTGCCTGAAGAACCATCATGTTTTTTTGAGGAATCACTTCTGGGTCAGCGGAAGTGGTTGCGTTACTCACATGGGAGCCTGGATGTGGTGTGGTTGCTGCTTGTTGGTCCCCTCTACCGTTTTGGAGAATTTCCTCGATGACACTTATGGAATCTGCTGTTCATGGATGCCAAGCAACTGGCCTTGGGAGGTCAGTTGTCTGAAGGTTATGCACCTCAACTGGTTCAATGGTGTGAGGTGAAGTCTTCTGTAATGAAGGACTCATTTGTCTTTCAAgacaaagatatttttgggGATAAacctgtggggtttttttttttttaatttgatatgcatgagagcagagaatttgtgtgattttttaaacaaaagctcaaaaggttaaacaataaagccaattcttcacagcctttttttgctcttatttaccaagggtgccaatattagtggaggacactgtattaaaacattttaaaagtgaattaatgAGTATAGAATTCAAATGGAATTAAACAGGCTCAGACAATATAGAAAGTGGGGGAGTAGAATGTTATAATGTAAagcttttatttccaaaaatggAACATTTCAGGAATTTCAGTACAATTATTACCAATTTATTAACAATTTGTGTCTTTTATCatgtttattcagtttattttgATCTCTGGCATTACACATTTTAACTCACTCACCGAAATGAAACCTGAATATGatacaataataatgtttttaaacatacaatgcaaattttacttacttttaACTGTACAAATGCTCTGATTACACATTACTCTGCTTTCATTGaaaacataattttttcctgAAGTCTGTATAAATGTGAAACATTTTAATGGAAAATTAATATTCATTCAGGAATATAGAAGGCAGAATTGCCTCTGGAAATGTAGTGATACTTTGGCACAGCCCAAGCCTCTGTATAGCtttatttttgtacaatttAAATCTAGACATCATGCTAAACAAATTCCAACTCTACTGcatgtaaataacattttatcatGTCTATGTGTGCATCGGATTTCTATAACATAATTTATAtatgagtttttaaaaaattgcattagtttgatattattttaattttgtacattctcttttattttttttaacattttttaaaaattattacatATGTTTGGGATTTACgttattattttctgttattattatttttctgtcaCTGCTATTGTTAGTTGTTACTGTTATACACTGTTACTAAAATCACCAGTTTAAGCTGAATTAATTTTAAGATTAAATTATTgcttaaaaaatataatcaccCTCACTGCCAGGTCAGTATTTTGGTCAAATTTGTTCTTTAAAAGTAGAGAGGCTGTTCAAGAATTTCTAGATTCTTGTAAAACCCCGTGATTCCTTTACACAGATGGTTATAGATCTTCTCCCATGCCTTCACCTCTACGCGCCACATAACTGATCTGGAGCGAATGAGCTGGGCTTCTTCATTTTTGCTGCCTTTGGTCAGACTAATGCCACTGTTAACAATGGAAAAAATATCTACTCCAATAAAGAGGGCATTTAAAGTAATGAACCCTGCCCTGGCTGACTTTGAAATGGCCAGAGGAGTTCCTTTAGCCAGCTGCCCAATGTCAGGAAGATCTGCAACCAGTTTTGGGATGCTCCGACCTGCATTAGCTTCCTGAAGCCCCATATTAACTGCCTTTGCAATCACCTCCTCACTTCTGAGAACTTTTACAGCTGAAACTCCATCCACTATAGCACCAATACCTTTGCCTACTGCTCTAGCACAAGCGGCCAGTTTCACAAAAGCTACGGTAACTCCATGTACACTTGCTATAGGACCCTCAACTCTGGCAACTTCTTTCATATAACCTTGGATCTTCTGCACATCTTCCATAAACCTGATGAAGATGTTGTTGGCATTTTTCATTTGATGACTGTTCACTGCCATTTCAGTGATGCCTGTAACGAGGCTGTTGACGCCGCTGGTGACTCCGAGACCAACGCCTGTTAGCGTGAGAGCCAAAGATGCGACTGCAGTGACGGGAGCGAGAGCTAAACCTACGATGGACAAAACACCTCCTGCAATACCGACTGAACTTCCAGCCACAGTGGAAATGTTGGAGCCCTTCTTCATGTTGTCCAGCTCAACTGCAGCCTTCTCTAAATCAGACAGGAATGCAAACATCCTGGAGCGGCGCTcactgaataaattaatgaagtGCTGTGTGTTTGCACCAAAGACAAATGTTAACCTGAATGACTCGTCCATCCTGTAAAGAAAAGGTTACACttctaaataaattaaatgcaatAATTTTCCCCATAaatctatctacagtatatttgaccaaaaaaaatgaaataattttacCTGATTTTAATTAGCTGG
This genomic window contains:
- the LOC108276380 gene encoding uncharacterized protein LOC108276380 isoform X1, with the translated sequence MMKKFRPEEEQAGERTTLIKMDPKLREKLQEQLGEYILDTVKYIETVKEFCERESKWTLQRKSELRRVKYIKDRADQITLKFDHVQKAEDKAKAFGEYMWSGLTQVTADSRSHELEKELGEVLKKTLEGLEKLQHFLDAVEKLAVTSLFVFKSQRLMPMGVCAKNVCSVISAARIVSPLLIHFKRNAKKFFLPSLSNVDVLALQLDKYIHVTQQICEKMFFSHHEVKTNCFTKLWLFLCGLFGVLFGGNHEWKNGKLTLKFRRKSEESVKKLDKYLIQLIKIRMDESFRLTFVFGANTQHFINLFSERRSRMFAFLSDLEKAAVELDNMKKGSNISTVAGSSVGIAGGVLSIVGLALAPVTAVASLALTLTGVGLGVTSGVNSLVTGITEMAVNSHQMKNANNIFIRFMEDVQKIQGYMKEVARVEGPIASVHGVTVAFVKLAACARAVGKGIGAIVDGVSAVKVLRSEEVIAKAVNMGLQEANAGRSIPKLVADLPDIGQLAKGTPLAISKSARAGFITLNALFIGVDIFSIVNSGISLTKGSKNEEAQLIRSRSVMWRVEVKAWEKIYNHLCKGITGFYKNLEILEQPLYF
- the LOC108276380 gene encoding apolipoprotein L3 isoform X2; its protein translation is MMKKEKLQEQLGEYILDTVKYIETVKEFCERESKWTLQRKSELRRVKYIKDRADQITLKFDHVQKAEDKAKAFGEYMWSGLTQVTADSRSHELEKELGEVLKKTLEGLEKLQHFLDAVEKLAVTSLFVFKSQRLMPMGVCAKNVCSVISAARIVSPLLIHFKRNAKKFFLPSLSNVDVLALQLDKYIHVTQQICEKMFFSHHEVKTNCFTKLWLFLCGLFGVLFGGNHEWKNGKLTLKFRRKSEESVKKLDKYLIQLIKIRMDESFRLTFVFGANTQHFINLFSERRSRMFAFLSDLEKAAVELDNMKKGSNISTVAGSSVGIAGGVLSIVGLALAPVTAVASLALTLTGVGLGVTSGVNSLVTGITEMAVNSHQMKNANNIFIRFMEDVQKIQGYMKEVARVEGPIASVHGVTVAFVKLAACARAVGKGIGAIVDGVSAVKVLRSEEVIAKAVNMGLQEANAGRSIPKLVADLPDIGQLAKGTPLAISKSARAGFITLNALFIGVDIFSIVNSGISLTKGSKNEEAQLIRSRSVMWRVEVKAWEKIYNHLCKGITGFYKNLEILEQPLYF